One stretch of Lysobacter sp. TY2-98 DNA includes these proteins:
- a CDS encoding DUF2007 domain-containing protein, protein MKPVYDAANLIDAHLVRHALEDAGIPVFISGEALTGGMGELPVHGMVQVCVPDVAWPEADAVVRELDFGHAPELADDAEPDWDGGLAPA, encoded by the coding sequence ATGAAGCCCGTCTACGACGCCGCGAACCTCATCGACGCCCATCTCGTGCGCCATGCGCTCGAGGACGCGGGCATTCCGGTGTTCATCAGCGGCGAGGCACTGACCGGCGGGATGGGCGAGCTGCCGGTGCACGGCATGGTGCAGGTGTGCGTGCCGGACGTCGCCTGGCCCGAAGCCGATGCGGTGGTGCGCGAGCTCGACTTCGGCCATGCGCCCGAACTCGCGGATGACGCCGAACCCGACTGGGACGGCGGCCTCGCGCCGGCCTGA
- a CDS encoding histone deacetylase family protein produces MLLLTHPACAAHTPPAGHAERPERLAAVVDAIRDTYPDLPWADAPLATREQLARVHDDALIRQVLDTAVADGTVQLDPDTFLSPGAAEAALRAAGAGVAAVDAVMSGRARRVFCAVRPPGHHATRDTAMGFCFFDSIAVAAAHAMDAHGVERIAIVDFDVHHGNGTQAIFERDPRVVFCSSHQSPLYPETGHADERGIGNIFNAPLPPGTSSEGFRRAWSETLLPAVDAFAPQLLLISAGFDAHQRDPLAQLELDAVDYLWITGQLREISRRHCDGRIVSMLEGGYDLQALGESAAAHAGALVADGASW; encoded by the coding sequence CTGCTGCTGCTCACCCACCCCGCCTGCGCCGCGCACACGCCGCCCGCCGGCCACGCCGAGCGTCCCGAGCGGCTGGCGGCGGTCGTCGACGCGATCCGCGATACCTACCCCGACCTGCCCTGGGCCGATGCACCGCTCGCGACGCGCGAGCAGCTCGCGCGCGTGCATGACGATGCGCTGATCCGGCAGGTGCTCGATACCGCGGTCGCCGACGGCACCGTGCAGCTCGATCCCGACACGTTCCTCTCGCCTGGTGCAGCGGAAGCCGCGCTGCGCGCTGCCGGTGCGGGCGTCGCGGCGGTCGATGCCGTGATGAGCGGCCGCGCGCGACGCGTGTTCTGCGCGGTGCGCCCGCCCGGGCACCACGCGACACGCGACACCGCGATGGGTTTCTGCTTCTTCGATTCGATCGCGGTCGCGGCGGCGCACGCGATGGACGCGCATGGCGTCGAGCGCATCGCGATCGTCGACTTCGACGTGCACCACGGCAATGGCACGCAGGCGATCTTCGAACGTGATCCGCGCGTGGTGTTCTGCAGTTCGCACCAGTCGCCGCTGTATCCGGAGACCGGGCACGCGGACGAACGCGGCATCGGCAATATCTTCAACGCGCCGCTGCCGCCGGGCACGAGCAGTGAAGGTTTCCGTCGCGCATGGAGCGAAACGCTGCTCCCCGCCGTCGATGCGTTCGCGCCGCAGCTGCTGCTGATCTCGGCGGGTTTCGATGCACACCAGCGCGATCCACTCGCGCAGCTCGAACTCGATGCGGTCGACTACCTCTGGATCACGGGTCAGCTGCGCGAGATTTCACGACGCCACTGCGACGGTCGCATCGTGTCGATGCTCGAGGGTGGCTATGACCTGCAGGCGCTCGGCGAATCCGCGGCAGCGCACGCCGGCGCCCTCGTCGCGGACGGCGCCAGCTGGTGA
- a CDS encoding VOC family protein: MSGPARAGVFIYAKDLERVAAFYEQLLDMRRLHARDEIVVLQSLDLQLLVHAIPERYAADITITTPPVRRENCAIKFFCTVPRLDAAAGIVASGGGTLFPERWDGPGFVACNAMDPQGNVFQLREPADHG; this comes from the coding sequence ATGAGCGGTCCCGCACGCGCCGGCGTCTTCATCTACGCGAAAGATCTCGAACGCGTCGCCGCGTTCTACGAGCAATTGCTCGACATGCGGCGCCTGCACGCGCGCGACGAGATCGTCGTGCTCCAATCGCTCGACCTGCAGCTGCTGGTGCACGCGATCCCCGAGCGGTACGCCGCGGACATCACGATCACGACGCCACCTGTGCGTCGCGAAAACTGCGCGATAAAGTTCTTCTGCACGGTGCCGCGCCTCGATGCAGCAGCGGGCATCGTGGCCTCCGGTGGTGGCACACTGTTTCCGGAGCGTTGGGACGGCCCGGGCTTCGTCGCCTGCAATGCGATGGACCCCCAGGGCAACGTCTTTCAGCTGCGCGAACCGGCCGATCACGGTTGA
- a CDS encoding glutamine--tRNA ligase/YqeY domain fusion protein — MSASPENAAPETGVKNDFIRQIVREDLAAGKHQAIRTRFPPEPNGYLHIGHAKAICLDFGVAAEFGGSCNLRLDDTNPAKEDPEYVRAIQDDVRWLGFDWHALRHASDYFEVFYLAAEKLITQGDAYVDDLTAEEVRAYRGSLTEPGRPSPYRDRSVEENLDLLRRMRAGEFADGARTVRAKIDMSSGNINLRDPAIYRIKHVEHQNTGNAWCIYPMYDYAHSLSDAIEGITHSLCTLEFEDHRPLYDWCVDKVDLVNHPELLKPLLDKGLPKEAAKPRQIEFSRLNFNYLVMSKRKLLAMVNDGLVDGWDDPRMPTLQGIRRRGYTPGALKLMVDRVGISKQNSLLDISILEGALRDDLDAAAQRRMGVVDPLKLVITNLPDAHEESLTFSNHPKDESAGERRVPFSNVLWIEREDFEEVPPKGFKRLTVGGDVRLRGAGIVRCDEVIKDADGRVVEVRCTLDPESRPGMDGANRKVKGTIHWVSAKHAVEAEIRLYDRLFTVPDPDTDEGGKTYRDYLNPESRRVVTGYVEPSAAQATPETSFQFERIGYFVADRYDHTAERPVFNRSVTLRDTWSGKA, encoded by the coding sequence ATGTCCGCATCGCCCGAGAACGCCGCGCCTGAAACCGGCGTCAAGAACGACTTCATCCGCCAGATCGTCCGGGAGGACCTCGCGGCCGGGAAGCACCAGGCGATCCGGACGCGCTTCCCGCCCGAGCCGAACGGCTACCTGCACATCGGCCATGCGAAGGCGATCTGCCTGGATTTCGGCGTCGCGGCCGAGTTCGGCGGCAGCTGCAACCTGCGCCTGGACGACACGAATCCGGCGAAGGAAGACCCGGAGTACGTGCGCGCCATCCAGGACGACGTGCGCTGGCTGGGCTTCGACTGGCATGCGCTGCGCCATGCGTCCGACTACTTCGAGGTGTTCTACCTCGCGGCCGAGAAGCTCATCACGCAGGGCGACGCCTACGTCGACGATCTCACCGCCGAGGAAGTGCGCGCGTATCGCGGCTCGCTCACCGAGCCGGGGCGCCCGTCGCCGTATCGCGATCGCAGCGTCGAGGAGAACCTCGACCTGCTGCGTCGCATGCGCGCGGGTGAGTTCGCCGACGGTGCGCGCACCGTGCGCGCGAAGATCGACATGTCGAGCGGCAACATCAACCTGCGCGATCCGGCGATCTACCGCATCAAGCACGTCGAGCACCAGAACACCGGCAATGCGTGGTGCATCTATCCGATGTACGACTACGCGCATTCGCTGAGTGACGCGATCGAGGGCATCACGCACTCGCTGTGCACGCTGGAGTTCGAGGATCACCGTCCGCTGTACGACTGGTGTGTCGACAAGGTCGACCTGGTCAACCATCCAGAACTGCTGAAGCCGCTGCTCGACAAGGGCCTGCCGAAGGAAGCCGCGAAGCCACGCCAGATCGAGTTCTCGCGCCTGAACTTCAACTACCTCGTGATGAGCAAGCGCAAGCTGCTCGCGATGGTGAACGACGGCCTGGTCGACGGCTGGGACGATCCGCGCATGCCGACGCTGCAGGGCATCCGCCGTCGCGGCTACACGCCGGGCGCGCTGAAGCTGATGGTCGACCGCGTCGGCATCTCCAAGCAGAACTCGCTGCTCGACATCTCCATCCTCGAAGGCGCACTGCGCGATGATCTCGACGCCGCGGCGCAGCGCCGCATGGGCGTGGTCGATCCGCTCAAGCTCGTCATCACCAACCTGCCGGACGCCCACGAGGAATCGCTGACGTTCTCGAACCATCCGAAGGACGAATCCGCGGGCGAGCGCCGCGTGCCGTTCTCGAACGTGCTCTGGATCGAACGCGAGGACTTCGAGGAAGTGCCGCCGAAGGGTTTCAAGCGCCTCACTGTCGGCGGCGACGTGCGCCTGCGCGGCGCCGGCATCGTCCGTTGCGACGAAGTCATCAAGGACGCGGACGGTCGCGTCGTTGAAGTGCGCTGCACGCTGGATCCCGAATCGCGCCCTGGCATGGACGGCGCGAACCGCAAGGTGAAGGGCACGATCCACTGGGTCAGTGCGAAGCATGCGGTCGAAGCCGAGATTCGTCTCTACGACCGTCTGTTCACCGTGCCGGACCCGGACACCGATGAAGGCGGCAAAACGTATCGCGACTATCTCAATCCCGAATCGCGTCGCGTAGTGACCGGCTACGTCGAGCCATCGGCCGCTCAAGCTACTCCCGAGACGTCGTTCCAGTTCGAGCGCATCGGCTATTTCGTCGCCGACCGCTACGACCACACGGCTGAGCGCCCGGTGTTCAACCGCAGCGTCACGCTGCGTGACACCTGGTCGGGCAAGGCTTGA
- a CDS encoding aminopeptidase P N-terminal domain-containing protein gives MARTSRTSTTKAAPRAPVSPFARRRKQLMRMAGEDAIVIVPAAAERVRSRDTHFPYRQDSDLLYLTGFPEPDAVLALIPGRRHGEAILFCRERDPEREGWDGPRFGPEGAVETFGVDDAYPVTDLDDILPGLLEGRSRVYYHFGRDAEFDLKLIGWLNRVRAQVRSGAQPPHEFLELGHLLDELRLFKDAGELKLMQRAADISVAAHQAAMRAARPGVAEYQLQAELEYVFRRHGAVPAYNSIVGAGPNACVLHYNANNGTARDGDLVLIDAGAEVDGYASDITRTFPANGRFTPAQRALHDLVRDAQAAALAQARPGTHWDAIHEAAVATLSEGLLRLGLLRGKLEKIIADGSYKRFYRHKTGHWLGLDVHDVGDYRVDGQSRVLEAGMVFTIEPGLYVDADDPTVDAKWRGIGIRIEDDVLITKAAPRVLTDGLARSADEIEAFMADARG, from the coding sequence ATGGCTCGAACGTCCAGAACCAGCACGACCAAAGCCGCGCCGCGCGCCCCGGTTTCGCCGTTCGCCCGCCGCCGCAAGCAGTTGATGCGCATGGCCGGCGAGGACGCGATCGTGATCGTGCCCGCCGCCGCCGAACGCGTGCGCAGCCGCGACACGCACTTCCCGTACCGGCAGGACTCCGACCTGCTCTACCTCACCGGCTTCCCCGAACCGGACGCGGTGCTCGCGCTGATTCCAGGACGTCGCCACGGCGAAGCCATCCTGTTCTGTCGCGAGCGCGATCCCGAGCGCGAAGGCTGGGACGGCCCGCGGTTCGGGCCGGAAGGTGCGGTGGAAACGTTCGGCGTCGATGACGCCTATCCCGTCACCGATCTCGACGACATTCTTCCCGGCCTGCTCGAAGGCCGTTCGCGCGTCTACTACCACTTCGGTCGCGACGCCGAGTTCGATCTCAAGCTGATCGGCTGGCTCAACCGCGTGCGCGCGCAGGTGCGCAGCGGTGCGCAGCCGCCGCACGAATTCCTCGAGCTCGGCCATCTGCTCGACGAGCTGCGGCTGTTCAAGGACGCGGGCGAACTGAAGTTGATGCAACGGGCCGCCGACATCAGCGTCGCCGCGCACCAGGCCGCGATGCGGGCGGCGCGTCCCGGCGTGGCCGAATACCAGCTGCAGGCGGAACTCGAATACGTGTTCCGTCGCCATGGCGCGGTGCCCGCCTACAACAGCATCGTCGGCGCCGGCCCGAACGCGTGCGTGCTGCACTACAACGCGAACAACGGCACCGCGCGCGACGGCGATCTCGTGTTGATCGATGCCGGCGCCGAAGTCGACGGCTATGCGTCCGACATCACGCGCACGTTCCCGGCGAACGGACGCTTCACGCCGGCACAGCGCGCGCTGCACGACCTGGTGCGCGATGCGCAGGCCGCCGCACTGGCGCAGGCACGCCCCGGCACGCACTGGGATGCGATCCACGAGGCGGCGGTCGCGACGTTGAGCGAAGGACTTCTGCGCCTCGGCCTGCTGCGCGGCAAGCTCGAGAAGATCATCGCCGACGGCAGCTACAAGCGCTTCTATCGCCACAAGACCGGGCACTGGCTCGGGCTCGACGTGCACGACGTCGGCGACTACCGCGTGGACGGACAGTCGCGGGTGCTGGAGGCCGGAATGGTGTTCACCATCGAGCCGGGGCTGTATGTCGATGCGGATGATCCGACCGTCGACGCGAAGTGGCGCGGTATCGGTATCCGCATCGAAGACGACGTGCTCATCACCAAGGCCGCGCCACGGGTGTTGACCGACGGGTTGGCGCGTTCGGCGGACGAGATCGAGGCGTTCATGGCGGATGCCCGCGGCTGA
- the msrA gene encoding peptide-methionine (S)-S-oxide reductase MsrA codes for MLGIGAHKQRMPRAGEALPGRETAMPIRNAHHVHGRPIQGEFAGMEQVQFGLGCFWGAERLFWKIPGVYTTAVGYSGGETPNATYREVCSGMTGHTEAVLVVYDPKQVTFDALLKAFWEGHDPTQGMRQGNDTGTQYRSAIYCTTQAQYDAATASRDAYQQRLDEAGLGTITTEIRYPAPTFYYAEDEHQQYLSKIPNGYCGLGGTGVSCPIGAGIDAG; via the coding sequence CTGCTCGGAATCGGTGCCCACAAGCAGCGCATGCCGCGTGCCGGCGAAGCATTGCCGGGCCGCGAGACCGCAATGCCGATCCGCAACGCGCACCACGTGCACGGCCGCCCGATCCAGGGCGAATTCGCCGGCATGGAGCAGGTGCAGTTCGGCCTCGGCTGCTTCTGGGGCGCCGAGCGGCTGTTCTGGAAGATCCCGGGCGTTTACACGACGGCGGTCGGGTATTCGGGCGGCGAGACGCCGAACGCGACCTATCGCGAGGTCTGCAGCGGCATGACCGGCCACACCGAAGCCGTGCTCGTCGTCTACGACCCGAAGCAGGTCACGTTCGACGCGCTGCTCAAGGCGTTCTGGGAAGGTCACGACCCCACGCAGGGCATGCGCCAGGGCAACGACACCGGCACGCAGTACCGTTCCGCCATCTACTGCACGACGCAGGCGCAGTACGACGCGGCGACCGCCAGTCGCGACGCGTACCAGCAACGTCTCGACGAGGCGGGCCTCGGCACCATTACCACCGAGATCCGCTACCCCGCGCCGACGTTCTATTACGCGGAGGACGAGCACCAGCAATACCTGTCGAAGATTCCGAACGGGTATTGCGGACTGGGTGGAACGGGCGTGAGTTGCCCCATCGGAGCGGGTATCGACGCCGGCTGA
- a CDS encoding nucleoside deaminase, with protein sequence MLYAQVHLTLPAWVHDAVDTTRTYEGDDAKVALAIDLSRRNVDARSGGPFGAAVFGPDDRVIAVGVNRVLPHTCSVAHAEMMAYMLAQQRTQRARLNESPDGSAIGPITLATSAQPCCQCYGATVWAGVDRLLIGARSEDVEALTEFDEGPLPADWVGELENRGIEVVRDVQRDAACDVLRHYSASGGARY encoded by the coding sequence ATGCTGTACGCCCAGGTGCACCTGACGCTGCCGGCGTGGGTGCACGACGCGGTCGACACGACGCGCACGTATGAAGGCGACGACGCGAAGGTCGCGCTCGCGATCGATCTCTCGCGTCGCAATGTCGACGCGCGCAGCGGTGGGCCGTTCGGCGCCGCGGTGTTCGGTCCGGACGATCGCGTGATCGCCGTCGGCGTGAACCGCGTGCTGCCGCATACGTGCTCGGTCGCACATGCGGAAATGATGGCCTACATGCTCGCGCAGCAGCGCACGCAGCGCGCGCGCCTCAACGAATCGCCCGACGGCAGCGCGATCGGCCCGATCACGCTGGCGACGTCCGCGCAGCCGTGCTGCCAGTGCTACGGCGCGACGGTGTGGGCGGGTGTCGACCGCCTGCTCATCGGGGCGCGCAGCGAGGATGTCGAAGCGCTGACCGAGTTCGACGAGGGCCCGCTGCCGGCCGACTGGGTGGGCGAGCTCGAAAATCGCGGCATCGAAGTCGTGCGCGACGTACAACGCGACGCCGCCTGCGACGTGCTGCGCCACTATTCGGCCTCCGGCGGCGCGCGGTACTGA
- a CDS encoding GNAT family N-acetyltransferase, with protein MGIAIRAATQDDHDAILALVPRLAATGTPALRDAKQVCAADLASVGEALRASDGRCACFIAEIDGGLAGFIHVRRVQDYYTQREIAHVSDVVVAPHAEGRGVGRALMTAAEAWAKAQGHPLIQLYVLPENAPARALYERSGYTPEWMKYIKPLD; from the coding sequence ATGGGCATCGCGATCCGTGCCGCAACACAGGACGATCACGACGCGATCCTCGCGCTGGTTCCGCGGCTCGCCGCCACGGGAACGCCGGCGCTGCGTGACGCGAAACAGGTCTGTGCTGCCGATCTCGCAAGCGTCGGGGAGGCGTTGCGCGCGAGCGACGGACGCTGCGCATGCTTCATCGCGGAGATCGACGGCGGGCTCGCCGGGTTCATCCATGTGCGTCGTGTGCAGGACTACTACACGCAGCGCGAGATCGCGCATGTGTCGGATGTCGTCGTCGCGCCGCATGCGGAAGGCCGGGGCGTCGGACGCGCGTTGATGACGGCCGCCGAGGCTTGGGCGAAGGCTCAGGGCCACCCGCTGATCCAGCTCTACGTGCTGCCGGAAAACGCGCCGGCGCGTGCGCTGTACGAGCGGTCGGGCTACACGCCCGAGTGGATGAAGTACATCAAGCCGCTGGACTGA
- a CDS encoding FAD-dependent oxidoreductase encodes MSRRDLVDIAVVGSGVVGAAAALAFARDGWSVALLEAREPPRWREDAPDLRVYALAPDGMALFDTLDVGASIRDARAYPYRGMEVWDAAGDGRLCFDADRFARRELGWIVENGLLVDRLWQALQREDVALHVPASVAGLEQDATRATLRLEDGRRLQARLVVAADGAASALRAFADIDAPVHDYAQGGLVAYVDTDEPLRATCYQRFLPTGPLALLPVGSHRASIVWSAPIDEAKRLRELDDDALSRALTDASGARLGTVRPVSARAVFPLRRQLAARYREGRLLLVGDAAHVVHPLAGQGVNLGLRDVAALRAALPRPGRDVDPATSRLQRWARARRSACTRAAMAFETINRAFSNDAALPTLLRGPLLGLAGRLPPLQHALWREAAGL; translated from the coding sequence ATGAGCCGTCGCGATCTGGTCGATATCGCCGTCGTCGGCAGTGGCGTGGTCGGTGCCGCCGCCGCACTGGCTTTCGCACGCGACGGCTGGAGCGTTGCGCTGCTGGAAGCGCGCGAACCGCCGCGATGGCGCGAGGACGCCCCGGATCTGCGCGTCTATGCACTCGCACCCGACGGCATGGCGCTGTTCGACACGCTCGATGTCGGCGCCTCGATCCGCGATGCGCGCGCATATCCGTATCGCGGCATGGAAGTCTGGGATGCCGCGGGCGACGGCAGGCTCTGCTTCGATGCCGACCGCTTCGCGCGTCGCGAGCTCGGCTGGATCGTCGAGAACGGCCTGCTGGTCGATCGTCTGTGGCAGGCGCTGCAGCGCGAGGACGTCGCCCTGCACGTGCCCGCCTCGGTCGCCGGCCTCGAACAGGACGCGACGCGCGCGACGCTGCGGCTCGAAGACGGCCGGCGCCTGCAGGCGCGCCTGGTCGTCGCCGCTGATGGCGCGGCATCGGCGCTGCGCGCGTTCGCGGACATCGACGCGCCCGTGCACGACTACGCGCAGGGCGGTCTCGTCGCTTACGTCGATACCGACGAGCCGCTGCGCGCGACCTGCTACCAGCGCTTCCTGCCGACCGGGCCGCTCGCGTTGCTGCCGGTCGGATCGCACCGCGCCTCGATTGTCTGGTCGGCGCCGATCGACGAAGCCAAGCGCCTGCGCGAACTCGATGACGATGCGCTGTCGCGCGCACTGACCGATGCCTCCGGGGCGCGACTCGGGACGGTGCGGCCCGTGTCTGCGCGCGCGGTGTTCCCGCTGCGTCGCCAGCTGGCGGCGCGCTATCGCGAAGGGCGCCTGCTGCTGGTCGGCGATGCGGCGCACGTCGTACATCCGTTGGCGGGGCAGGGTGTGAACCTCGGCCTGCGCGATGTCGCCGCGCTGCGTGCGGCGTTGCCGCGACCGGGTCGCGACGTGGATCCCGCGACGTCGCGGCTGCAGCGTTGGGCGCGCGCGCGTCGCAGCGCATGCACGCGCGCGGCGATGGCGTTCGAGACGATCAATCGCGCGTTCTCGAACGACGCCGCGCTTCCGACCCTGCTGCGCGGACCATTGCTCGGTCTCGCAGGTCGCCTGCCACCGCTGCAGCACGCGCTCTGGCGCGAGGCGGCCGGGCTCTGA
- a CDS encoding cob(I)yrinic acid a,c-diamide adenosyltransferase — MGNRLSKIYTRTGDDGSTGLGDGSRTGKDSPRVDAYGTVDEANSCIGLVLASDLPDDVAKLLTSIQHQMFDLGGELCIPGHAAIFDTDIERLENELDRFNDPLPPLKDFILPGGGEAAARCHIARTVVRRAERECVALSRVETVRPEAIRYLNRLSDLLFVLARVLARASGHGEVLWRHERRHG; from the coding sequence ATGGGGAACCGCCTCTCGAAGATCTACACGCGCACCGGCGACGACGGCTCCACCGGCCTCGGCGACGGTTCGCGCACCGGCAAGGATTCGCCCCGCGTCGACGCCTACGGCACGGTCGACGAGGCGAATTCCTGCATCGGCCTGGTCCTCGCGAGCGATCTGCCCGACGACGTCGCCAAGCTGCTGACGTCGATCCAGCACCAGATGTTCGATCTCGGCGGCGAGCTGTGCATTCCCGGCCACGCCGCGATCTTCGATACCGACATCGAGCGGCTCGAAAACGAGCTCGACCGCTTCAATGACCCGCTACCGCCGCTGAAGGATTTCATCCTGCCCGGCGGTGGCGAGGCTGCGGCGCGTTGCCACATCGCGCGCACCGTGGTCCGTCGCGCGGAGCGCGAATGCGTCGCGCTGTCGCGCGTGGAAACAGTGCGACCGGAAGCGATCCGCTATCTCAATCGCCTGTCCGACCTGCTGTTCGTCCTCGCCCGCGTGCTCGCACGCGCCAGCGGCCACGGCGAAGTGCTGTGGCGGCACGAGCGGCGCCACGGCTGA
- the ubiH gene encoding 2-octaprenyl-6-methoxyphenyl hydroxylase — MNDAAPRTHDLVIVGGGLVGASLALALEPLGLDVALVDAAPAGEMPAVFDERSLSFAEATVNALDALGVMPRLRAAGGPIRRIVVSRAGDFGQARLEAERYGRTAFGQVVVARDFGHALEAQLDTVRSLTRYRPARLVATSFDGDARRVTLQTPGGMVELAAKLVVGADGTMSALRTALDIGSDATDYGHTLFVARLRTERAPDGTAYERLTDDGPTALLPRADRHFGLVHGVADDEADVVEAMDEAAFLARLQSRLGWRHGRLLACGTRSRYAGRRVIAQATVAPRAVLVGNAAQTIHPLGAQGFNLGLRDALTLAEEVGAALRDGRDAIGNDAMLHRYAERRVEDRERTLAFSDRLLRLGTARGLLMRPLRSAALLALDHPSWLQAWLVCGAMGYRGDVPALCRGDDGRRRA, encoded by the coding sequence ATGAACGATGCCGCCCCGCGCACGCACGACCTCGTCATCGTCGGAGGCGGCCTGGTCGGCGCGAGTCTCGCCCTGGCGCTGGAACCGCTGGGCCTCGACGTCGCGCTGGTCGACGCCGCGCCCGCCGGCGAAATGCCCGCCGTGTTCGACGAGCGCTCGCTTTCCTTTGCCGAAGCCACGGTCAACGCGCTCGACGCGCTCGGCGTGATGCCGCGCTTGCGCGCAGCCGGTGGGCCGATCCGTCGCATCGTCGTCAGTCGCGCCGGCGATTTCGGGCAGGCACGGCTGGAGGCGGAACGCTACGGACGCACCGCGTTCGGGCAGGTGGTGGTTGCGCGCGATTTCGGCCATGCGCTCGAGGCGCAACTGGACACGGTGCGCAGCCTCACGCGCTACCGGCCTGCGCGGCTGGTCGCGACGTCGTTCGACGGCGACGCGCGCCGCGTCACGTTGCAGACGCCGGGTGGCATGGTCGAGCTCGCCGCGAAGCTGGTCGTCGGGGCCGACGGCACGATGAGCGCACTTCGTACCGCACTCGATATCGGCAGCGACGCCACCGACTACGGCCACACGCTGTTCGTCGCACGCCTGCGCACGGAACGTGCGCCCGACGGCACCGCCTACGAGCGTCTTACCGACGACGGCCCCACGGCGCTGCTGCCGCGCGCGGATCGTCATTTCGGCCTCGTGCACGGTGTGGCGGACGACGAAGCGGACGTGGTCGAAGCGATGGACGAAGCAGCGTTCCTGGCGCGTCTGCAATCGCGCCTGGGCTGGCGTCACGGACGCCTGCTCGCCTGCGGCACGCGCAGTCGCTATGCGGGCCGTCGTGTGATCGCGCAGGCGACGGTCGCACCGCGCGCCGTGCTGGTCGGCAACGCCGCGCAGACGATTCACCCGCTCGGCGCGCAGGGCTTCAACCTCGGCCTGCGCGATGCGCTGACCCTGGCGGAAGAAGTCGGCGCGGCACTGCGCGACGGTCGCGATGCGATCGGCAACGATGCGATGCTGCATCGCTACGCGGAACGCCGCGTCGAAGATCGTGAACGCACGCTCGCGTTTTCCGATCGCCTGCTGCGACTGGGCACCGCGCGCGGACTGCTGATGCGCCCGCTGCGTTCGGCCGCGCTGCTCGCGCTCGATCACCCGTCCTGGCTACAGGCATGGCTGGTCTGCGGCGCGATGGGCTATCGCGGCGATGTGCCTGCGCTCTGCCGCGGGGACGACGGACGCCGTCGCGCATGA
- the rlmM gene encoding 23S rRNA (cytidine(2498)-2'-O)-methyltransferase RlmM, which yields MAASTTTAIAQPALLGYCRAGFEPELAAEFTERAGALGFAGYARTERGTGFVRFICDDAEALSHALPFRDLIFARQKMIAFAELPSLGATGQAKPDRVGAMVTAMAATLGTPTLHFGDVRVEHADSDEGKPLAALARALGNALRPALREAGWLTHIDSPDRPRLHVLLETGDHAHLGIVDPQDGSEWPMGIPRLRMHPQAPSRSALKLEEAFLTLLDAKEREAWFKENMHAADLGAAPGGWSWVLMRNGVRVISVDNGPLAQHLLDSGRVEHLRADGFVWHPKRTLDWMVCDMVEQPRRVAERMATWLREGWCRRTVFNLKLPMKKRWDETRQCLALFERDVGQPVEWRAKQLYHDREEITVFARLRG from the coding sequence ATGGCCGCATCCACCACGACTGCGATCGCGCAGCCCGCGCTGCTCGGCTACTGCCGCGCGGGCTTCGAGCCCGAACTCGCAGCGGAGTTCACCGAGCGCGCCGGCGCGCTCGGTTTCGCCGGCTATGCGCGCACCGAGCGCGGCACCGGGTTCGTGCGTTTCATCTGCGACGACGCCGAGGCGCTGTCGCATGCGCTGCCGTTCCGCGACCTGATCTTCGCGCGACAGAAAATGATCGCGTTCGCCGAGTTGCCGTCGCTCGGCGCGACCGGCCAGGCCAAGCCCGATCGAGTCGGTGCGATGGTCACCGCGATGGCCGCCACGCTCGGCACGCCGACACTCCACTTCGGCGACGTTCGCGTCGAACACGCCGACAGCGACGAGGGCAAGCCCCTCGCCGCGCTGGCGCGCGCGCTCGGCAACGCGCTTCGCCCGGCGCTGCGCGAAGCCGGCTGGCTGACGCACATCGACTCCCCGGATCGTCCGCGTCTGCACGTGCTGTTGGAGACGGGCGACCACGCGCACCTCGGCATCGTCGATCCGCAGGACGGCAGCGAGTGGCCGATGGGCATTCCGCGCCTGCGCATGCATCCGCAGGCGCCGAGCCGTTCCGCGCTCAAACTCGAGGAAGCATTTCTCACGCTACTCGATGCCAAGGAGCGCGAAGCCTGGTTCAAGGAGAACATGCACGCGGCCGACCTCGGCGCGGCGCCGGGCGGTTGGAGCTGGGTACTGATGCGTAACGGCGTGCGCGTGATCAGCGTCGACAACGGACCGCTGGCCCAACACCTGCTCGACAGCGGACGCGTCGAACACCTGCGTGCCGACGGCTTCGTCTGGCATCCGAAACGCACGCTCGACTGGATGGTCTGCGACATGGTCGAGCAGCCGCGTCGCGTCGCCGAACGCATGGCGACGTGGCTGCGCGAAGGCTGGTGCCGTCGCACGGTATTCAACCTCAAGCTGCCGATGAAGAAGCGTTGGGACGAGACGCGACAGTGCCTCGCGCTCTTCGAACGGGACGTCGGACAGCCGGTCGAATGGCGTGCGAAGCAGCTCTATCACGACCGCGAAGAGATCACGGTCTTCGCGCGTCTACGCGGCTGA